One genomic region from Ovis canadensis isolate MfBH-ARS-UI-01 breed Bighorn chromosome 24, ARS-UI_OviCan_v2, whole genome shotgun sequence encodes:
- the LOC138428895 gene encoding uncharacterized protein, translating into MPAASGGPGHRAGPLCKRPVGGRVRPGRPAPRRSPERLLPLHAPDQPEGEAKTPRPPPPPAPCRLDARRPKRAGTSPDGGSGPAASSSARCRSPSRPQDGGSETLRARPRSHSVGAGARPGAAPDLPRRLRGQDQPRLAGAAPVPRPSPHRTLHPSSRRAPHLARPARPLASPHLAPQLAPPTPRDRRRLSRPPLHRPRPLPLLSREVTAAEGPGRPSRTPTQCACAFRTAPGPPQPLPCGAVFTARSDPAPGLREPRPLPSSQSCAAGRWRPARSCSRSGTPGPHLLSPGPAREQRLPAEHAYARPCVALSKGLNLCL; encoded by the coding sequence ATGCCCGCGGCCTCGGGCGGCCCGGGGCACCGGGCGGGGCCCCTCTGCAAGAGGCCGGTGGGGGGACGCGTGCGCCCGGGCCGCCCGGCCCCGCGCCGGAGCCCCGAGCGCCTGCTCCCGCTCCACGCTCCCGACCAGCCCGAGGGGGAAGCCAAGAccccccggccgccgccgccgccggcccccTGCAGGCTCGATGCCCGGCGGCCAAAACGGGCGGGGACCAGCCCCGACGGCGGGAGCGGCCCGGCCGCGAGCTCCAGCGCCCGGTGCAGGTCTCCCTCACGCCCGCAGGACGGGGGCTCAGAGACGCTGCGAGCccggccaaggtcacacagcgtgGGCGCGGGGGCTCGGCCCGGGGCTGCGCCGGACCTGCCCCGGCGGCTGAGGGGGCAGGACCAGCCCCGGTTGGCCGGCGCCGCCCCGGTCCCGCGCCCCTCGCCTCACCGCACCCTGCACCCCTCATCTCGCCGCGCGCCTCACCTCGCGCGCCCCGCACGTCCCCTCGCATCACCTCACCTCGCGCCGCAGCTCGCGCCTCCAACGCCTCGCGACCGCCGGCGCCTCTCGAGGCCGCCCCTCCaccggccccgccccctgcccctcctctcgCGAGAAGTCACGGCCGCGGAGGGGCCGGGGAGGCCGAGTCGCACCCCCACGCAATGCGCCTGCGCCTTCCGCACCGCCCCCgggcctccccagcccctgccatgTGGCGCAGTATTTACGGCTCGGAGCGACCCCGCCCCCGGCCTCCGGGAGCCCCGCCCCCTTCCCAGCAGCCAATCCTGTGCGGCCGGGCGCTGGAGGCCCGCGCGCAGCTGCAGCCGCTCGGGTACACCGGGCCCGCACCTGCTGTCTCCGGGGCCGGCTCGCGAGCAGCGACTGCCTGCAGAGCATGCTTATGCCAGGCcctgtgtggccttgagcaaggGACTGAACCTCTGTCTGTGA